From Gouania willdenowi chromosome 18, fGouWil2.1, whole genome shotgun sequence, one genomic window encodes:
- the LOC114480638 gene encoding interferon-induced very large GTPase 1-like — MAESAKSVKGSSHVSIELYLKKAKERSLRQSLTCPTDDESQLKRMCSYTSRLQRKAASNDAIREIEPHHSYDGADADKSSQLQNMLEDLGLTKHYTEKLSLKKILQIDQKTIDDEPAKCKLDLPWCFLKKLMMANLTARNVKFKPVSDLNSDEESEIDFDQLLNSPNSGGMVNPLDVITALFLCSDGFVQQEMALKMSMCQFSVPLLLPCCDSQQCTLMLWAMRDIVKQYRPEALSESKGFTEERIVLSNLPMVSFVRLGECSMSKSETLNKLLSNSQQYHNIFVHRNMECGDSPRRISNGLTEITWYLPCGNKNIDIFSQPVAVANLRGDIESFETQYAFLCQTSAAVFVFFDQLNANFNLLATQIHEAQIFLVGNNQSKKINVDILKEVTKKLGLKKKHVIIWNDKEINDVEFVLRLKEAVSAVIFKTQSKKRIEQMAGVAHELGIWVDEDSIECQRAKKHADAITAEIRDILTFKEQQLPLQGQVWKELTSLEKEEFRLRKLGSENIEKYKSDLKEKKEKLRQKQNSCDMSNTLMCFIQALTMQEKERSYFLKWMRINLDNMSRIKLSGLRELYKEKWKSSENKEEIKQLDQQLTNSSLGTEHFFREMGQIYKASRSLSVTDPSRQQLNHLPELCAQLLLDGFPLELVDGDASHIPLQWVSDVLSQLNYMVRPKNKILVVTVLGVQSTGKSTLLNTMFGVQFAVSSGRCTRGAFMLLIKVHEEFKRVLNCDFIVIIDTEGLKSPELAQLDNSYEHDNELATLVVGLSDLTIVNIAMENLTEMKDILQIVVHAFLRMKEVGKKRKCHFVHQNVSDVSAHEKNLRDRKLLLQQLDEMTQAAARMEKKEEFKSFTDVMEYNPNTGNCYIPGLWNGNPPMAPVNAGYSEAVYELKKNIIQLLAKCNSSENDIIDFKEWMRSLWNAVKHENFIFSFRNSLVADAYMRLCTEFNKWEWEFKKEMYIWSTNAETKISNFGTVAAESQTFRMDELFLSLKTEAKKVLYEWEEKLLENLTQYFTQTEGQVHLVEGHRAEFENSAKGLRRELENSVLYQLSAAAEIRQGMVEIDRIKENHTKEIEKAVCALINECRKKKIKMSDEQLEKEFNKMWNEILKKIPFSEQKPTDVFNKVSRCLRTNLSNKGSHANELLSQKELQDCGREPFKYKPEGFFKKWEHHVNLWLNAQDHILASQRRADSIIEVCKMSIIEKMAKKSDYHDAYIQEILNIIDERLQNDTDVKTDIQFEVDLKQHICGFAARNFLVMHQYFLQTNDPYRCLMKNKEKFCADFKDVFHERDQCQKKAEEFADQCLKPAVEDRVNRILGLNITEEMLKCQDFSTRINFQYSILLDLHLKQTFEDFLSYTNSYERYVKDWILKRIEKHFLSSSKLFKFEDQLLESSIDSIENAIQKAMKDTNLMTFVTDICKELEDKLVISQDALGAFMILNNANWEQFADSLTKCLKDMKEDLSDKFKKTSIQTKLENLHMKPQNELFIKVIGCGKQCPFCWVPCDAGGKAHNEHSASLHRPEGLGRYRKIATQKLVTDLCSSNVISKRPFCCQQTKNQPYPYKRYKDIFPDWKISPDVSLEASDYWKYVMTKYNQDFATAYNAKPAEIPKTWESISCEQAAESLKESFRHKDPALQSQKDATQSPGVSHRQRLKELHKRFKQLFL, encoded by the exons GCAAAATCAGTGAAG ggTTCCAGCCATGTATCGATAGAGTTGTACcttaaaaaagcaaaagaacGTTCCCTACGGCAGTCTCTTACATGCCCCACAGATGATGAAAGCCAGCTTAAAAGGATGTGTTCTTACA CTTCCCGCCTACAAAGGAAGGCAGCAAGCAATGATGCCATCCGCGAGATTGAGCCTCACCACAGTTATGACGGTGCTGATGCAGACAAAT CTTCACAACTTCAAAATATGTTGGAGGATCTCGGCTTGACAAAGCACTACACAGAGAAGCTATCACTAAAGAAAATACTTCAGATTGATCAGAAGACCATCGATGACGAACCTGCCAAGTGCAAATTGGACCTACCCTGGTGTTTTCTGAAGAAACTGATGATGGCTAACTTAACGGCAAGAAATGTGAAATTTAAGCCAGTAAGTGATTTGAACAGTGATGAAGAGTCAGAGATTGATTTTGATCAATTGCTTAACAGCCCCAATTCAGGAGGAATGGTAAATCCTCTGGATGTGATCACTGCTCTCTTTCTGTGTTCTGATGGGTTTGTTCAGCAGGAAATGGCTCTAAAGATGTCAATGTGTCAGTTTTCTGTGCCTCTGCTGCTTCCCTGTTGTGACAGTCAACAGTGCACATTGATGCTGTGGGCTATGAGAGACATTGTAAAGCAGTATAGACCTGAAGCTCTTTCAGAATCCAAAGGTTTCACTGAAGAAAGAATAGTCCTCTCTAATCTACCAATGGTCTCCTTTGTGAGACTGGGTGAGTGCTCCATGTCAAAGTCAGAGACCCTGAACAAGCTGCTGAGTAACTCACAGCAGTACCACAACATCTTTGTTCACAGAAACATGGAATGTGGTGACAGTCCACGAAGAATATCCAATGGGTTGACTGAAATTACTTGGTACCTTCCTTGtggcaataaaaacattgatattTTCAGTCAACCAGTGGCAGTGGCTAACCTTCGTGGAGACATTGAATCTTTTGAAACACAATATGCATTTTTGTGTCAAACATCTGCAGcagtttttgtgttctttgatCAGTTGAATGCAAATTTTAATCTCCTGGCCACCCAAATTCATGAGGCACAGATCTTTTTGGTGGGCAACAATCAgagcaagaaaataaatgttgatattcttAAGGAAGTAACAAAGAAATTaggcttgaaaaaaaaacatgttatcaTCTGGAATGATAAAGAGATAAATGATGTAGAGTTTGTTCTTCGCCTGAAGGAAGCTGTCAGTGCTGTCATTTTCAAGACACAGAGTAAAAAACGTATTGAACAAATGGCTGGCGTTGCCCATGAACTGGGAATCTGGGTTGATGAAGACTCTATTGAGTGCcaaagagcaaaaaaacatGCTGATGCCATCACTGCTGAGATTAGAGACATTTTGACATTCAAAGAACAGCAGCTTCCATTACAAGGCCAAGTATGGAAGGAACTGACAAGTCTAGAGAAAGAAGAGTTTCGCCTTCGAAAGCTTGGATCTGAAAACATAGAAAAGTATAAAAGTGacttaaaagaaaagaaagaaaaacttcgacaaaaacaaaactcctGTGACATGTCAAATACTTTGATGTGCTTCATCCAGGCATTAACTATGCAGGAAAAAGAGAGGAGCTACTTCCTGAAGTGGATGAGGATAAACCTTGATAATATGTCTCGCATAAAACTGTCTGGACTCAGGGAACTCTACAAAGAAAAATGGAAGAGCTCTGAGAACAAAGAGGAGATCAAACAACTTGACCAACAACTGACCAACAGTTCACTGGGGACTGAACACTTTTTTCGTGAAATGGGTCAGATCTACAAAGCTTCACGGTCCCTTTCAGTAACAGATCCATCCCGACAACAACTGAATCATTTACCTGAACTGTGTGCACAGTTGTTACTGGATGGATTTCCTCTTGAACTTGTGGATGGAGATGCATCCCACATACCGCTTCAATGGGTCAGTGATGTTCTCTCTCAACTTAATTACATGGTTCGACCCAAGAACAAGATCCTGGTGGTCACAGTACTTGGAGTTCAGAGCACAGGCAAGTCCACTCTCCTTAACACCATGTTTGGAGTGCAGTTTGCAGTCAGCAGTGGTCGATGCACTCGAGGAGCCTTTATGTTGCTCATCAAAGTTCATGAAGAGTTTAAGAGAGTCCTAAACTGTGACTTTATTGTGATTATTGACACTGAGGGCCTAAAGTCACCTGAGCTTGCTCAACTAGACAATAGCTATGAGCACGACAATGAGCTTGCAACACTTGTTGTGGGGCTGAGTGATTTAACTATTGTAAACATTGCAATGGAGAATTTAACTGAAATGAAGGACATTCTTCAAATAGTGGTGCATGCATTTCTCAGAATGAAGGAGGTGGGCAAGAAGCGCAAATGTCACTTTGTTCACCAGAATGTGTCTGATGTGTCAGCCCATGAGAAGAACTTACGAGACCGCAAACTGCTCCTGCAACAGCTGGATGAGATGACCCAGGCAGCAGCTAGAATGGAGAAGAAAGAAGAATTCAAGAGCTTCACTGATGTGATGGAGTACAATCCAAACACTGGGAACTGCTACATTCCTGGACTCTGGAATGGAAACCCACCAATGGCTCCAGTCAATGCAGGGTACAGTGAAGCTGTATATGAGCTAAAGAAGAATATTATCCAACTCCTTGCAAAGTGCAATTCTTCTGAAAATGATATTATAGACTTCAAAGAGTGGATGAGAAGCTTGTggaatgcagtaaagcatgaaaacttCATCTTTAGCTTCAGAAACAGCCTCGTAGCCGACGCCTACATGAGACTTTGTACAGAGTTCAACAAATGGGAATGGGAgttcaaaaaggaaatgtaCATTTGGAGCACAAATGCAGAGACAAAAATATCCAACTTTGGAACCGTTGCTGCAGAATCTCAAACATTTAGGATGGATGAATTATTCTTAAGCTTAAAGACTGAAGCTAAGAAAGTGCTGTATGAATGGGAGGAAAAACTTCTGGAGAACCTAACGCAGTACTTCACTCAAACTGAGGGTCAAGTTCACCTGGTGGAAGGACATAGAGCAGAATTTGAAAACAGTGCAAAGGGTCTTCGACGGGAATTGGAAAACTCTGTCCTTTATCAgctctcagcagcagcagagattAGACAGGGAATGGTGGAAATTGACCGGATTAAGGAAAACCATACCAAAGAAATTGAAAAAGCAGTGTGTGCACTGATTAATGAATGtcgaaagaaaaaaattaaaatgagtgATGAACAACTGGAAAAAGAATTTAACAAGATGTGGAATGAGATTCTGAAAAAAATACCCTTTTCTGAACAGAAACCCACAGATGTTTTCAACAAGGTATCCCGTTGCCTCAGAACCAATCTGTCAAACAAAGGGAGCCATGCAAATGAACTGTTGAGTCAGAAAGAACTTCAAGATTGTGGGCGGGAACCATTCAAATACAAACCTGAAGGCTTTTTCAAGAAATGGGAACATCATGTAAATTTGTGGCTCAATGCACAAGACCACATATTGGCTTCACAAAGAAGGGCAGACAGCATCATTGAAGTTTGCAAAATGTCTATAATTgagaaaatggccaaaaaaagtgACTACCATGATGCCTACATTCAGGAGATATTGAACATCATTGATGAACGCCTACAGAATGACACAGATGTGAAGACAGACATTCAGTTTGAAGTTGATCTGAAACAGCACATCTGTGGATTTGCAGCCAGAAACTTTTTGGTAATGCATCAGTATTTTCTTCAAACCAATGATCCATACAGGTGTTTGATGAAAAACaaggaaaagttttgtgcagaTTTCAAAGATGTCTTCCATGAACGAGACCAGTGTCAGAAGAAGGCTGAAGAGTTTGCAGATCAGTGTCTGAAGCCTGCTGTGGAAGACCGTGTCAATCGTATACTGGGCCTCAATATCACTGAGGAGATGCTGAAATGTCAGGATTTTAGCACACGAATCAACTTTCAGTATTCAATTTTACTGGATTTGCATTTAAAGCAAACATTTGAGGATTTTTTAAGCTACACAAATAGTTATGAAAGATATGTAAAGGACTGGATACTCAAAAGAATCGAGAAACATTTTCTAAGTAGCTCCAAACTTTTCAAGTTTGAAGACCAACTTCTTGAGTCAAGCATCGATAGCATTGAGAATGCCATTCAAAAGGCGATGAAGGACACAAACCTGATGACATTTGTCACGGATATCTGTAAAGAACTTGAAGACAAACTGGTAATTTCCCAAGATGCACTTGGTGCTTTTATGATCCTGAATAACGCAAATTGGGAACAATTTGCGGATTCACTCACAAAGTGTTTGAAGGACATGAAAGAAGATCTAAGcgacaagtttaaaaaaacaagcatcCAAACTAAGTTAGAGAATCTTCACATGAAGCCCCAGAATGAGCTTTTTATCAAAGTGATTGGATGTGGCAAACAATGTCCGTTCTGTTGGGTGCCCTGCGATGCAGGAGGAAAAGCCCACAATGAACACTCGGCATCTTTGCATCGGCCAGAAGGTCTGGGTAGATACAGGAAGATTGCCACACAAAAGCTCGTCACTGACTTATGCTCTTCTAACGTGATCAGTAAAAGACCATTTTGTTGCcagcaaacaaaaaaccaaCCTTACCCTTATAAGCGTTACAAGGATATTTTCCCAGACTGGAAGATTTCTCCTGATGTGAGCCTGGAGGCATCAGACTACTGGAAATATGTCATGACAAAGTACAATCAAGACTTTGCCACTGCATATAATGCAAAGCCTGCTGAAATTCCTAAAACCTGGGAAAGTATTTCCTGCGAACAGGCAGCAGAAAGCCTTAAAGAGTCCTTTCGACACAAGGATCCAGCTTTACAATCACAAAAAGACGCCACGCAAAGCCCAGGTGTGTCTCATCGGCAGCGACTAAAAGAGCTTCACAAAAGATTTAAGCAGCTATTCTTATAA